TTTATCTTTCCTGTACCATACTGTAAAATTAACAATGCATCTTTAACACCACAAACACCATCACCATCAACATCTGCGGCAACTCTTTGCGCTTCAGTAGCAGGATACTTGCCCACACCTATCTGTAAAACAATCAACGCATCCTTAACACCAAAGTTGCCATCATTATCTATGTCTCCCAATGTATATGCAGGCATTTCTACATCAGCAGCATAATTAAGGGGTATTTTAACAAGATCAGCTCCCTGCATACTTGTTGATATATAAAGTGAGAGGTCAGTTGTATCAGTTGGTAATATAGGATAAACATTAAAGTTTATATTAGAACCTTCTGCTTCAACCTGGTCTATGTAATAGATATCAGTATCTACTGTAGGTAAACCACTGCCCTCAACCATTATTACTCCGTAATATTCGCCTTCAACTGCTGCTTTATATGTTACTTCAAGTCTGTCTGAATTCATATACCACTTTTCGTCATCTTCATCAGCATCAAGATTCTTTAATGTAACACTAACCTCAGTATCTCCTTTAAATGGCTTTATTTCAACATCATCATTCGTTCCAATGTCGTAAAAGCCATCTGCTTTAATTGTGTCAGCTGCCATTACCGAAACACAAGGAATGGCAATAACCAATAAAGCAAGGACCATAATACAAATTAATTTTTTCATTCTTTTCTCCCCTTTTTGTCAATTTAATTTATGTCAAGTTGGTTAATTAATATTTTCGCCAACTGTGCACGGGTTGCAAACTCTTTTGGGCTCAATGTTTCCGGGCTGGTTCCTGATATCAGTTTATTGTATATTCCCCAATAAACCGAACTTTTTGCCCATTCAGATATATCGGTACTGTCTTTAAATGTACTGTTGTATATAGGATAGAACTGAATTTCATTGCCAATTCCATCACCCGAATATCCATGCAATATCTTCATTGCTGCCTCACGGGTAATTGCTTCTTCGGGTTCAAAAGTTGTATCTGATGTTCCTTTTATATACCCGTTTGAAAACCCCCATTTGATTGCAGATATAAATTCCGGAATCTGTCCATCTGTATCCAAAAACGGAAGTTCAACATCAACTACAGGTCTTTCACACATTCTCCAGAGCACTGTAACAAACTGTGCACGAGTAACTTTTTCATCAGGATTAAAGCAACCATTTGTATCACCTATAAACAAACCGAGTTTTGCTGCTTCAATAATATAAGATTCAGCATAATGTCCACTGATGTCAGGAAATGTATGTTCTGAGACAGTTTCTTTATCAATACTGTCTTCTTTATCATTTTTTTCAGGTTCTGTTTCCTGTTCTGCATCATCATATTCACCACCCGAAGACGGTTGTTCAGAAACAGAGGTGTCTTCAGAAGGCTCTTCATTAACTGCATCATCAGGCTTTACAATTATTTCATCCATTATATCCGGTTCATTATCGGGGTTTGTTGGCAAATCGGTATTTTGATAATCACCTGCAATAACAAATTGTATATCTTTATTATTCTCATCAGCAAAAACTATATCTTTTAGTTTAAATTCAAATGTTTCAATATTTTCTTTTGCTGTAAATAGATAATGTGCTACAGGTCCATCTCCATTAAATGTTTTCAAAGAGGCAGCCGCAACAATCGCTCCACCGTCTCCTTCGGGGTTGGTTGCTGAAATGGCACCAGACAGACGTTCATCTATTATAACATCATCACATATCATAACATCGCTGTTATATGCCAACATAAACTGAACAGCACAAAATCCTGGATTATTAGAAATCTCTACCGATACTTCAAATTTTTCTCCTGCTTTTGGTAAATTATGCGGCACAGATAATTCAAATATCGCTGAGTCAGTCCCCGCACCAACAGGAATTACTGCTGATATTACAAAAAATATCAACAGACACATAATAAGATGTTTTTTCACTAATCATCCCCCACAATATTTTCAATTTATAATTTGATATATTTTACCATATAAATCCTTATATTGTCAAATGTTTTTATACCACAAATCACAAAAGTTTCATTTAAATTTTGTTTTTCTTTGCCGCAAATGCACCATACCCAAAACTGGTTACACTATCAGGAATAATTATACTTT
The nucleotide sequence above comes from Clostridia bacterium. Encoded proteins:
- a CDS encoding dockerin type I repeat-containing protein codes for the protein MKKLICIMVLALLVIAIPCVSVMAADTIKADGFYDIGTNDDVEIKPFKGDTEVSVTLKNLDADEDDEKWYMNSDRLEVTYKAAVEGEYYGVIMVEGSGLPTVDTDIYYIDQVEAEGSNINFNVYPILPTDTTDLSLYISTSMQGADLVKIPLNYAADVEMPAYTLGDIDNDGNFGVKDALIVLQIGVGKYPATEAQRVAADVDGDGVCGVKDALLILQYGTGKINSFK
- a CDS encoding S-layer homology domain-containing protein; the protein is MKKHLIMCLLIFFVISAVIPVGAGTDSAIFELSVPHNLPKAGEKFEVSVEISNNPGFCAVQFMLAYNSDVMICDDVIIDERLSGAISATNPEGDGGAIVAAASLKTFNGDGPVAHYLFTAKENIETFEFKLKDIVFADENNKDIQFVIAGDYQNTDLPTNPDNEPDIMDEIIVKPDDAVNEEPSEDTSVSEQPSSGGEYDDAEQETEPEKNDKEDSIDKETVSEHTFPDISGHYAESYIIEAAKLGLFIGDTNGCFNPDEKVTRAQFVTVLWRMCERPVVDVELPFLDTDGQIPEFISAIKWGFSNGYIKGTSDTTFEPEEAITREAAMKILHGYSGDGIGNEIQFYPIYNSTFKDSTDISEWAKSSVYWGIYNKLISGTSPETLSPKEFATRAQLAKILINQLDIN